One region of Strongyloides ratti genome assembly S_ratti_ED321, chromosome : X genomic DNA includes:
- a CDS encoding EF-hand domain and EF-hand domain pair-containing protein — translation MQSSFIPNFYHITDEELGNTNYDIYQSLLDGIPDDHPGYPSDCFLFVAAKLFNMNRADWERISSFCLNSNGLFDRHSFLIFLKIAAVQQANSEINEVNLKGNFPLPKYLEEDWKIPQDRLQIYQSIFDAKNKNGGKITKEDVYQTSKIRTFMIPKCCEDYFHLTDFDKDGYHDFSEFVAIMELIHKTLTMPNQDIQDNVQSYLISNSKVFPFKVIWDNLRNSGFNKETYETKLTAFVPGIRAIPIGDPTAEYQEKKMTLNCQNVELSRTAAQLKKDGDLYKIQLNEHFQKIEEAVKKRDGVKLRSNELKNQIRNLEQRQKDGKSLVEEKKEHLENLKKSYEKQKEHLETEKVDLLRMRKITNNVVDYKNDMEKVISDLQQRKYELTNELVRERDFLIKALNDHLKKKNSLYSNDRLLSLVDEFKIYKPYIDDRIAYMTECINALDNNQIPNITKAFVRFQSTKDGIYEPASFPNSQDLL, via the exons ATGCAATCTTCATTTATCCCCAATTTCTATCATATAACTGATGAAGAATTAGGAAATACTAACTATGATATATATCAATCACTTCTTGATGGG ataccTGATGATCATCCTGGATATCCATCAGATTGTTTTCTATTTGTTGCTGCAAAACTATTCAATATGAATCGTGCTGATTGGGAAAGG atttcAAGTTTTTGTCTTAATTCAAATGGTCTTTTTGATCGTCATAGttttcttatttttcttaaaattgcTGCTGTTCAACAGGCAAATTCTGAAATAAATGAAGTTAATTTGAAAGGTAATTTTCCATTACCTAAATATTTAGAAGAGGATTGGAAAATACCACAAGATCGTCTTCAAATATACCAATCTATTTTTGatgctaaaaataaaaatggtgGAAAGATAACAAAAGAAGATGTTTATCAAACATCAAAGATAAGAACATTTATGATCCCAAAATGTTGTGAagattattttcatttaacaGATTTTGATAAAGATGGTTATCATGATTTTTCTGAATTTGTTGCAATTATGGAACTTATTCACAAAACATTAACAATGCCAAATCAAGATATTCAAGATAATGTGCaaagttatttaatttcaaattCAAAAGTTTTTCCTTTTAAAGTAATATGGGATAATTTAAGAAATAGTGGTTTTAACAAAGAAACATATGAGACAAAATTAACTGCTTTTGTTCCAGGAATAAGAGCAATTCCTATTGGTGACCCAACAGCTGAatatcaagaaaaaaaaatgacattaAATTGTCAAAATGTTGAATTATCCAGAACAGCAGCACAGTTGAAAAAAGATGgtgatttatataaaattcaattaaatgaacattttcaaaaaattgaaGAAGCTGTTAAGAAACGTGATGGTGTGAAGCTACGTagtaatgaattaaaaaatcaaattcgTAATCTTGAACAACGACAAAAAGATGGTAAATCATTAGTAgaggaaaaaaaagaacatcttgaaaatttaaaaaaaagttatgaaaaacaaaaagaacATCTTGAGACAGAAAAAGTTGATTTATTAAGAATGCgcaaaataacaaataatgttgttgattataaaaatgatatggAAAAAGTTATTAGTGATTTACAACAACGCAAATATGAGCTTACAAATGAACTTGTAAGGGAAAgagattttttaattaaagcaCTAAAtgatcatttaaaaaagaaaaattctttatattCCAATGATAGACTTTTAAGTTTGGTTGATgagtttaaaatttataagcCGTATATTGATGATAGAATAGCTTACATGACAGAATGTATAAATGCTTTAGATAACAATCAAATTCCAAATATTACAAAAGCATTTGTCAGATTTCAAAGTACAAAAGATGGTATTTATGAACCAGCTTCTTTTCCCAATAGCCAAGATCTCCTTTAA
- a CDS encoding Transmembrane receptor, eukaryota family-containing protein: protein MVIQWTVANCVFVIFVLSSIINISVQRMITPGIMSENIIIHPQMVEYMGFPQPALNRTEVEIRFTCPTESKLLFYAEAVIRSSPCDREFYDTTNNDASNIKNMLTFYFNDNTSIAPTYDYNEFMYYRSKPMKFNCEDSHGAPMFLEQYGKDASEFHKIILQKLDKNKRSVPMLNGNTIDGGTNIRLSSWHPLKSLPIDAIYFLIIKITPASEISSNMTESVKVYVQWRAPNGYLNAIDYPLLNFYKFMAIIYCMMLFAWLYLCSRKWKDLLKIQFWIGIVILVGLIEKAVFLSEFSTVNETGFTTGGMIEFAEIISAFKRTLSRVLILIVSIGYGVVKPRLGETLNQITVVGGLYFVFSAIEGLIRTSWKSAEAIKERQFATLPLVFFEVIIFWWIFTSLTNTIRALKIRNNDVKLRLYSNFANILGISIIASVIFMIWFLVNHVFRHCLMNWKELWFDTAFWHLLFCSVLIAIMILWRPANNNQRFAFTPLLDDSEDDGDDSFPVGTSCVEDIVLKRTKGIDVNSDVIKKSDIDDKIESDLKWIEENIPSTFVERFLLDETDDIEKKELEMSKIL, encoded by the exons atggttATACAATGGACTGTTGCAAACTGtgtttttgttatatttgttttatcatcaataattaatatatcagTTCAAAGAATGATAACACCAGGTATTATGTcagaaaatataattattcatCCTCAAATG gtTGAATATATGGGTTTTCCACAACCAGCCTTAAATAGAACAGAAGTAGAAATTAGATTTACGTGTCCTACAGAAtcaaaattgttattttatgcTGAAGCTGTTATTAGAAGTTCACCATGTGATAGAGAATTTTATGATACAACAAATAATGATGcttcaaatataaaaaatatgcttactttttattttaatgataatacaTCAATAGCACCTACATATGATTATAACGAATTTATGTATTACCGTTCAAAACCAATGAAATTTAACTGTGAAGATTCACATGGTGCACCAATGTTTTTAGAACAATATGGAAAAGATGCCAGTgaatttcataaaataattttacaaaaattagataaaaacAAAAGATCTGTACCAATGTTAAATGGAAATACAATAGATGGTGGTACAAATATAAGATTGTCTTCATGGCATCCATTAAAATCGCTACCAATAGATgcaatatattttctaataataaaaattacaccTGCTAGTGAAATTTCATCTAACATGACAGAATCTGTCAAAGTTTATGTTCAATGGAGAGCACCTAATGGTTATCTTAATGCCATAGATTATCCActtcttaatttttataaatttatggctattatttattgtatgaTGTTATTTGCTTGGTTATATTTATGTTCAAGAAAATGGAAAgacttattaaaaattcaattttgGATTGGTATTGTCATTTTAGTAGGCTTAATTGAAAAAGCTGTTTTTTTATCCGAATTTTCAACTGTTAACGAAACAGGTTTCACTACTGGTGGAATGATTGAG tTTGCAGAGATAATATCAGCTTTCAAAAGAACATTATCAAGAGTGctaatattaattgttaGTATAGGATATGGGGTAGTTAAACCACGGTTAGGAGAAACATTAAATCAAATAACTGTTGTAGGTGGCCTTTACTTTGTCTTTTCTGCAATTGAAGGTCTTATAAGGACATCATGGAAAAGTGCAGAAGCAATAAAAGAAAGACAATTTGCAACACTTCCATTGGTCTTCTTTgaagtaattattttttggtGGATCTTTACATCTTTGACAAACACTATAAGAGCacttaaaataagaaataatgaCGTCAAACTTcgattatattcaaattttgcTAACATACTCGGAATATCTATAATAGCCTCagtaatatttatgatatgGTTTTTGGTAAATCATGTTTTCCGCCATTGTTTAATGAATTGGAAAGAATTATGGTTTGATACAGCTTTTTGGCATCTTCTATTTTGTAGTGTATTAATAGCAATCATGATTTTGTGGCGTCCTGCAAATAATAACCAAAGATTTGCCTTTACACCTTTATTAGACGACTCAGAGGATGATGGTGATGATTCATTTCCTGTTGGTACATCTTGTGTGGAagatattgttttaaaaagaacTAAAGGTATTGATGTTAACAGTgatgtaattaaaaaaagtgataTCGATGATAAGATAGAATCTGATTTAAAATGGATTGAAGAGAATATTCCATCTACATTTGTAGAACGTTTCTTGCTCGATGAAACTgatgatattgaaaaaaaagaacttgAAATGTcgaaaattttgtaa
- a CDS encoding Nuclear hormone receptor, ligand-binding, core domain and Zinc finger, nuclear hormone receptor-type domain and Steroid hormone receptor family and Nuclear hormone receptor, ligand-binding domain and Zinc finger, NHR/GATA-type domain-containing protein, which translates to MNNTVNIIKNYSSIQEKNSVKSKVIGSCLVCGEESTGKHYGIISCLGCKTFFRRAVVHQQDFNCKRQGKCILERNARKTCRGCRYRKCLEMGMSKAALQPRRDLIGCRKNNRNSSKQIIRDDKLGLFNSNNIPKEITPSQLKIINKQNTELLYYIIKLTKRDREIRTKKYESLKSQIEMKNLAQQLSNYDKINESKNYISVPFDISPATDKLKIMLAEDIAKVCSMELISMIEWARTLPCFSQLPTSDQLILLKRYAVQHLILEHGYYTSQFNYNDVWMISNGTCMPRDCNPGNNNLIYNCTEDRRWRQEKLYKQMTERCIDEVVTPLKHLKLMPEELLTLKISMLYQCGNNLSDTESTLMISKKSRKKIIKEREKCYKALFLFYEHIKYKNYEERFGNVILTISGIVSAASAVQESYQIMRLFKIVPFDNLAEQLLFHINE; encoded by the exons ATGAATAATAcagttaatattataaaaaattactctTCTATTCAAGAGAAAAATTCAGTTAAATCAAAAg TTATTGGTTCTTGTTTAGTTTGTGGAGAAGAATCTACAGGTAAACATTATGGAATTATAAGTTGTTTGGGatgtaaaacattttttcgtag agCTGTTGTTCATCAACAagattttaattgtaaaaggCAAGGAAAATGTATTTTAGAAAGAAATGCTAGAAAAACGTGTAGAGGATGTAGGTACCGCAAATGTCTTGAAATGGGTATGTCAAAAGCTGCACTTCAACCAAGAAGGGATTTAATTGGatgtagaaaaaataatagaaattcatcaaaacaaataataagaGATGATAAATTAGgtttatttaattcaaataatatacCCAAAGAAATAACACCAtcacaattaaaaattattaataaacaaaatacagaacttttatattatataataaaattaactaaaCGTGATCGTGAAATTCgtacaaaaaaatatgaatcattaaaatcacaaattgaaatgaaaaatttagcTCAACAATTAagtaattatgataaaataaatgaaagtaaaaattatatatctgTACCATTTGATATATCACCAGCAactgataaattaaaaataatgcttGCTGAGGATATTGCAAAAGTATGTAGTATGGAATTAATTTCAATGATTGAATGGGCACGTACATTACCATGTTTTAGTCAATTACCAACAAGTGatcaattaatattattaaaaaggtATGCTGTTCAACATCTTATACTTGAACATGGTTATTATACATcacaatttaattataatgatgTATGGATGATATCAAATGGTACATGTATGCCAAGAGATTGTAATCCtggtaataataatttaatttataattgtacTGAAGATAGAAGATGGAGacaagaaaaattatataaacaaatgACTGAACGTTGTATTGATGAAGTTGTTACAccattaaaacatttaaaattaatgccAGAAGAATTATTAACACTTAAAATTAGTATGTTATATCAATGTGGTAATAATTTAAGTGATACAGAATCAACATTAatgatatcaaaaaaatcaagaaaaaaaataattaaagaaagagaaaaatgttacaaagcattatttttattttatgaacacataaaatataagaattatgaag AACGTTTTGGAAATgttatattaacaataagTGGTATTGTTTCAGCAGCATCTGCAGTTCAAGAGAGTTATCAAATAATgagattatttaaaattgttcCTTTTGATAATTTAGCTGAGCAATTactttttcatataaatgaGTAA
- a CDS encoding Phosphoglucomutase-1: MSYIKKIISTKPFSGQKPGTSGLRKKVFEFQQPNYTENFIQCILNGGLGDKKQGSTLVVGGDGRYLCPEAVSLIIKISAANGISKLIIGKDGILSTPAVSNLIRKYKTSGGIILTASHNPGGPKNDFGIKFNCSNGGPAPDNVTEEIFNFTKTITNYEICPDLQVDFSVLGENKYNIEGVGEFSVQVIDPVDDYVKLMKEIFDFDAIKTYISSGINVLVDSLHGVTGPYAKKILIDELGCPVSSVLNATPKPDFGGGHPDPNLTYAAGLVNVMKSGTYDIGAAFDGDGDRNMILGKYGFFVTPSDSLAVIANNLEHIPYFRKSSVNGFARSMPTGMAVDLVGKAKNINVYEVPTGWKYFGNLMDAKKISLCGEESFGTGSDHIREKDGIWAFLAWLQILAAQKKSVEDIIKEHWQTFGRNVFLRYDYENVDAQSANLLMSFLKPQLMVLPGSDIESNGKKFSVIKGDDFNYTDPVDNSVTKNQGSRIFFSDGSRIVFRLSGTGSAGATIRLYCEYYIPKSDSENLYKNAQDLLKPLALVALDICKMEQFTGRKEPTVIT; encoded by the exons atgtcatatattaaaaagattatttcaACAAAACCATTCTCTGGTCAAAAACCTGGAACTTCTGgtttaagaaaaaaagtttttgaatTTCAACAACCAAATTATactgaaaattttattcaatgTATCTTAAATGGTGGACTTGGTGATAAAAAACAAGGTTCTACTCTTGTTGTTGGTGGTGATGGAAGATATCTTTGTCCTGAGGCTGTTAGtcttatcataaaaatttctgCTGCAAATGGt aTTTCTAAACTTATAATTGGTAAAGATGGAATTCTTTCAACTCCAGCTGTTTCAAATTTAATTAGAAAATACAAGACATCAGGTGGTATAATACTTACAGCATCACATAATCCTGGAGGCCCAAAAAATGACTTTggtattaaatttaattgttctAATGGTGGTCCAGCACCTGATAATGTAActgaagaaatttttaattttaccaAGACAATTACAAATTATGAAATATGTCCTGATCTTCAAGTTGATTTTAGTGTATTAGGAGAAAATAAGTATAATATTGAGGGTGTTGGAGAATTTAGTGTACAAGTAATAGATCCAGTTGATGattatgtaaaattaatgaaagaaATTTTTGACTTTGATGCCATAAAAACTTACATTTCATCTGGAATTAATGTTCTTGTAGATTCACTTCATGGTGTTACAGGACCATatgctaaaaaaatattaattgatGAATTAGGTTGCCCTGTATCATCTGTTTTAAATGCAACACCAAAACCAGATTTTGGTGGTGGTCATCCTGATCCTAATCTTACATATGCTGCTGGTCTAGTCAATGTTATGAAAAGTGGTACATATGATATTGGAGCCGCTTTTGATGGAGATGGTGATAGAAATATGATATTAGGAAAATATGGTTTTTTTGTTACTCCAAGTGATTCATTAGCTGTTATTGCTAATAATCTTGAACATATCccatattttagaaaatcaTCAGTTAATGGTTTTGCTCGTTCAATGCCTACAGGAATGGCAGTTGATTTAGTTGGTAAagctaaaaatattaatgtttatgAAGTACCAACAGGTTGGAAATATTTTGGAAATTTAATGGatgctaaaaaaatatcactATGTGGTGAGGAATCATTTGGTACTGGTTCTGATCATATTAGAGAAAAAGATGGTATTTGGGCATTTTTAGCTTGGTTACAAATTTTAGCAGCTCAAAAAAAATCTGTTGaagatattattaaagaacATTGGCAAACATTTGGAAGAAATGTCTTTTTAAGATATGATTATGAAAATGTTGATGCACAAAGTGCTAATTTACTTATGTCATTTTTAAAACCTCAATTAATGGTTTTACCTGGAAGTGATATTGAATCTaatggtaaaaaatttagtgtTATTAAAGGTGatgattttaattatacaGATCCTGTTGATAATAGTGTCACAAAAAATCAAGGatcaagaatatttttttctgatGGTAGTCGTATTGTATTCCGTTTATCTGGTACAGGTAGTGCTGGTGCTACTATTAGATTATATTGTGAATATTACATTCCAAAGTCTGATAgtgaaaatttatacaaaaatgcTCAAGATCTTCTTAAACCATTAGCACTTGTTGCATTAGATATTTGTAAGATGGAACAATTTACTGGACGCAAGGAACCAACTGTTATAACATAA
- a CDS encoding Myosin-2 essential light chain — MSNNTFENTSDVREVFNSYDTVGDEKIYVKQLGDVLRALDLSPTEAEIVKYASYYKSPDERISYEDFLYSYQIARKSYNPVSIDEIIEGLSHFDKEGNGMIKVAELRHILTTLGERLADEEVDKLIDGHADSRGNIYIADFVRKVIDFDH; from the exons ATGTCAAATAATACATTTGAAAATACTTCTGATGTACGTGAAGTATTTAATTCATACGATACTGTTGGagatgaaaaaatttatgtaaaacAACTTGGTGATGTTCTAAGAGCACTTGATTTAAGTCCAACTGAAGCtgaaattgttaaatatgcTTCATATTATAAATCTCCTGATGAAAGAATAAGCTACGAAGATTTCCTTTATTCTTATCAGATTGCACGTAAATCTTATAATCCAGTATCAATAGATGAAATAATTGAAGGTTTATCTCATTTTGACAAAGAAGGAAATGGAATGATTAAAGTTGCTGAACTTCGTCATATACTAACAACATTAGGAGAACGTCTTGCTGATGAGGAagttgataaattaattgatgGTCATGCTGATTCAAGaggtaatatttatattgctGATTTTGTAAGAAAAGTAATTGATTTTGAT CATTAA
- a CDS encoding Eyes shut, which translates to MKFSIFLITFLIFLTIKWTIGEPDEITKEINNEVKKIVSEAGEKVSQEISQKVNENSQEPCTSDDCSNNGSCIGTKQQKFCICNLGFAGDNCSEKLCDPAIQCNGRGICFGTTKKFTCMCGLGFTGEACEKNVKMSDEKDSNKIN; encoded by the exons ATGAAATTTTCAATCTTTCTTATAACATTTCTAATCTTCTTAACTATAAAATGGACAATTGGTGAACCTGATGAAATTACAAAAGAAATTAACAATGAGGTTAAAAAGATTGTTTCTGAGGCTGGTGAGAAGGTTAGTCAAGAAATATCACAAAAAGTAAATGAAAATAGTCAAGAACCATGCACAAGTGATGATTGTTCAAATAATGGAAGTTGTATTGGTACtaaacaacaaaaattttgtatttgtAATTTAGGATTTGCTGGTGATAATTGTAGTGAAA AATTATGTGATCCAGCAATTCAATGTAATGGACGTGGAATATGTTTTGGAACGACTAAAAAATTCACATGTATGTGTGGGTTAGGTTTCACAGGAGAAGCTTGTGAAAAGAATGTAAAAATGTCCGATGAGAAagatagtaataaaattaactaa
- a CDS encoding Apple-like domain-containing protein codes for MISLISSCWMYLAIILSVSKIFYIENNKKGKSLPSLSIILTFLLFTANCLECRGDFCFNFPKNLTIKGADYRQTYNTTQRSCAKACLDDFCCMAYEWIDNNEGICTHKTRSLNGTVEKKMDAFFGLCLDLNDYDRGKFSDHIIEGTELARINGITLQSCESYCLNFGDNYKIYSWYSNMHRILFEDEEKENNEIGECFCLDNIEGIQLQYGSTSGLLR; via the exons ATGATTTCATTAATTAGTAGTTGTTGGATGTACTTagcaattattttatctgtATCCAAAATTTTCTacatagaaaataataaaaaaggcAAATCATTACCATCTTTGTCAATCATTTTAacatttcttctttttacTGCTAATTGCTTAGAATGTCGTG gtgatttttgttttaattttccaaaaaatttaacaatcaAAGGGGCTGATTATCGTCAAACATACAATACAACTCAAAGATCCTGTGCAAAAGCATGTTTAGATGATTTTTGTTGTATGGCATATGAATGGATTGATAATAATGAAGGAATATGTACTCATAAAACTAGATCTCTTAATGGAactgttgaaaaaaaaatggatgCATTTTTTGGACTATGTTTAGATCTCa atgatTATGATAGAGGTAAATTTTCAGATCATATAATTGAAGGTACCGAATTAGCAAGAATCAATGGTATTACCTTACAAAGTTGTGAAAgttattgtttaaattttggtgataattataaaatatattcatggTATTCTAATATGCATCGTATATTATTTGAAgatgaagaaaaagaaaataatgaaataggTGAATGTTTTTGTTTGGATAATATTGAAGGAATTCAATTACAATATGGTTCAACTTCTGGattattaagataa
- a CDS encoding Globin-like domain and Globin, structural domain-containing protein, translated as MGTSFCKPKRKKVTGSSWVAEDYENPFKVFSKKERMCLRETYQKLTEPKEIVGIIFVDIINDIVPELKKVFGVERAPKVSMLKMPKLGGHVARLNELIDQLTTMLGLTENLVGAWQLIRKTGRSHTKQLFLENNQNQLEKNYFFIVGNNFIKEFIPYLTGEKDEEVDDKKKVRFANNYTSQMIKDVWNRFFDIIITQLTESFELEKQKRINMANQKTLAPHQHVEEDQRRKKQAAQKEKSGEESYEYEVKKPQEELFEDPF; from the exons ATGGGTACATCTTTTTGTAAAcctaaaagaaaaaaagttacTGGATCATCTTGGGTTGCTGAAGATTATGAAAATccttttaaagttttttccAAAAAGGAACGTATGTGCTTGAGAGAAACTTATCAG aaattaaCTGAACCTAAAGAGATTGTTGGTATCATATTTgtagatataataaatgatattgtaccagaattaaaaaaagtttttggtGTTGAAAGAGCACCAAAAGTAAGTATGTTAAAAATGCCAAAACTTGGTGGACATGTTGCAAGattaaatgaattaattgatcag ctTACAACAATGCTTGGTTTGACAGAAAATCTTGTTGGTGCTTGGCAATTAATTCGCAAAACAGGTAGAAGTCATacaaaacaattatttttggaAAACAATCAAAAtcaattagaaaaaaattatttttttatagtaggtaataactttataaaagaatttatacCATATTTAACAGGTGAAAAA gATGAAGAAGTtgatgataagaaaaaagttCGTTTTGCAAATAATTATACATCtcaaatgataaaagatGTTTGGAATagattttttgatataattataaCACAATTAACTGAATCATTTGAActtgaaaaacaaaaaagaataaatatgGCTAATCAAAAAACACTAGCTCCACATCAACATGTTGAAGAGGACCAACGTCGAAAAAAACAAGCAGCACag aaagaaaaaagtGGAGAGGAAAGTTATGAATATGAAGTAAAAAAACCACAGGAAGAATTATTTGAAGATccattttaa